TTGGCCATGCCTATCTCCATCATACATGACAACTTGTGCTCTCTATATTATCCTATGCATTCGTCTTTGTTTTCCATATTTATACCAACCACTTCGTGAGGGTTTGGTCAGCGAAATTGGGCAACGGCGTTGCAGCACATGAGACATGGATTTTTCACTCAGAAAGTGATTTCATACCTTgaggggatatcctctcgtTTCGTATATGTCACctaaataatcataaaaaattggtaagatagattaatatgaaatatatcactcaaaaaacatgcaagttaaaagtcaacttctacaagttgtaacaaaaataacaaatatagctaTGAATGTaagataactattttcagtttttttttgttttttttgttgcaacttgtagaagttaaatttggtcttgcatgtttgtggagtgatatatttcatattaatctacgttgtcaaatttttttaaactttttgataactatttagatgacatgcaaacaacgagggaacatccctcgagggatgaaagTTCATATCTTTTTCGCTGGGAATATTTTTAGATAGTTGAAAAACTACTCTTGTTACATATTTTTTGCTGGGAATATATAAACTGTGTTCGATCTACAGCATGTGACTTCTGGATCGGTCCAACTAAAGTTCTGCACTGTTTTTCACGGAACATACATCCGTTCATCTCAATGATTAGAAAATGGTCCATAATTGTGCATGAGAATAAAATCATGCCATCCACTTCTTCAGTCTGTCACCAACAGTTAGTTATTAATCCTGAAAATGCCCAAGTTGATGTGACTAAATGTATATGCATGTCGAAGAAACGGATATTCCCATTGTACATCCTTTTCAAGTTTCTAATGTCCCTTGCCTTTCAATCTACGAGATAAgcatttctgaattttttttagcagTCTACAGCAGCATGCTGCTGTTCTTGCTCCATGAATCTGAATACTTCCATTGTTCAACTGGAGAGTGCAGATAACCCAGAAGGCCAGAACTGCAATCCACTTGCTCGACACAGTTTCTTGTCCCAGCAAGCTAGCTCTCCCCTCCACCACATCAGCACCGGAATTTTTCAACTCCGAGCACACCTCTCTGATCAGGTCAGGTCAGCTTCAGCTTCCCCTCGTGCCATTCGTGTGAACTACTACCAAGTCCTTATCTGACCAATAGCCATGGTACGGTATCTATAGTAGAAGCTTAGAGAAATGCCACATTTGTCACTTGTGCCTATCTGACCCAACCAATCTTGCCGCGAGTCTGCAACAACCGCAGCTCATGGCGCGTAGTGGTGGTTACTGGTTGCTGCTACCAACGTTCAGTTTGCAGCacgtttttttctctcctgttccAATGATATGGTACATCATACTACAGTTCAGGAAGAGTACAATTGTACAACGAACCTATCATACTGTCATGTACTCCTGTCTGTCCACGCTGACCTCCAGCTAACACACATGCATCCACACAAGTTGAGGCAGGCAAGAAACACTAAACAACATCGCCGTGTTTTCCTCATGGAAGTGACGCTGACATGCGTCGATGCAATATTAATTATAGTGTGTCTGCATTAGACTTGTGTCGTGGGAGATGGAAGAGCCGTCAAGCCAAGCCACACCTTCTTAAAGACGGCCAAGCTATGCGGGTAGGGATCACTAGAAGTGAAGTCATTGCCATCAGGCACAGCCGCACAGGCAGAGCTGAGAGCTTAGGAGCACATTGGTTTCTTGCAAGTAACCATAGGCCAGAAGTAGAcgataagctagctagctaatccaAGCCTGTGACTGTGAAGGAGTCGAGTCGTCTTTGCCAAGTCGCTGTGCCGTTGAAAGGGACAAGGGTCTCCTGGACAGAGATCTCGCCCGTTAAATTTGCCTCTCTTTTGCTTCTTTCCCTCCGATCTCTATAGCTGTGCAAGTGAAGGAAGAAAGGAACAGCCTGAATTATTTCTCCGGTTAGTCCCCGTCCTGTGTGTGTGCTATGCGAAGGAGCAAGTGGTGTTTGCCTTGTTTTCCCATGGCCAGCACGGCGGCGCTGCCCATCGAGACGGCGTTCTCTCTTCCGGCTCCGTTGCCGTCGTGGCCGTCGTCAGGTACGTATTGCATATTTGTGCATAcctcgtgtttttttttgttcttctggTTATTATGTTATTATTTGCACGAATGGTTTTGTGTACCTCTCGAATGGAATTGATTTCTTGCAAAACTTGGTGATCCTGATCATTACAGCACTTCGCTTCTTTTGCTAAATTACTAAGGTTTGCCTTTCGATACTCGGTTACTGTTCTTCTCACGCACAGCTCCACTTAGCAAAttctgattattattatttttttcaatcttgTCCTGATCACGCATTCATCATTAATTTTCCTCTTGACTACAAGTCCAATATGATTGGAACATATCCAGAGAAAAATACATGCATGGCAAATGCAGGAGTTATATGGCTAAATGCAAATAAGGCAGCTTTAGGCGATGCTGGCGAGGTAGCTTACCTGCAATGACGACTAGGAACATACTTTGCTATATTCATGGGCTACAAGATCCTCCTCTAGTCCTCGGTTGCTCTGAAATGCTCGTATTGGTGTGCCCTTTTCTGAACAGACACTGATAACCATGATTTCCAAAGAATATATATGTTATCAAATGAGAATAGAAAGCATATACCAGCATAATCTTATGCCTTCATCTAGCTAGCCAGGGTTGTTTGGAAGACAAATGCGCATCTCTATCCAGAACACCACAACTTGAATAGACCATTTCTGCTCTCTGTTGCTATCATTATGACTTGCTAATTTTTTCAGCTCTATAAACACTTGGCTAAACGAATTTCTATTCTTAGTTATGGCCTGCCATTTTGATAGGCCCAGTTTTGTGGTTTTGTCAACTCTGTAACATCTTTGTCTGACTGGCGTTTGtttgtttgcttgcttgcttgcttctttttcttttcgagATGCTGACTGGCCTTTCTGAATTTTCAGTTTCAGATGGAGGATTTGCAAAGGGTAGCATTGACCTTGGTGGTCTAGAGGTGCGCCAAGTCACCACGTTTGCCAAGGTCTGGTCCACCGgccaagacggcggcggcgccaccttcTTCAGGCCGGAGCAGGTCCCCGCCGGCTTCAGCGCCCTCGGCCACTACGCGCAGCGCAACGACCGGCCGCTCTTCGGCCACGTCCTCGTCGCCCGCGACGTCTCCGGCGGCGGGCTCCTTGCCCCGCCGCTGGACTACGCGCCCGTCTGGTCCAGCCAGGACGACGCCGCCCACTTCTGGCTCCCCACGCCTCCCGATGGCTACAGGGCGATCGGCGTCGCGGTCACGGCCTCGCCGGACAAGCCGCCGCGCGACGAGGTCGCGTGCGTCCGCGCCGACTTCACCGACGCGTgcgaggcggaggcgacggTGTGGGACAAGGACGGGTTCAGCGCCGTCGCCCTGAGGCCGGCGGTTCGCGGCGTGGACGCCCGCGGCGTGCACGCCGGCACGTTCGTCCTCGCCAggagcgacgcgacggcggcgagcgcgtcggCGCTGGCGTGCCTCAAGAACAACGGCGCGGCGTACACGTCCTGCATGCCCGACCTCGCCCAGGTGAacgcgctcctcgccgcctACGCGCCGCAGCTGTTCCTCCACCCCGACGAGCCCTACCTGCCGTCGTCGGTGACGTGGTTCTTCCAGAACGGCGCGCTGCTGTACCAGAAGGGTAGCCAGACCCcgacgccggtcgccgccgacgggtCGAACCTCCCGCagggcggcggcaacgacggcgggtACTGGCTCGACCTGCCGGTGGACAACTTCCAGAGGGAGCGGGTCAAGAagggcgacctcgccggcgcgaAGGTGTACGTGCAGGCGAAGCCGATGCTgggcgcgacggcgaccgacctcGCCGTGTGGTTCTTCTACCCGTTCAACGGCCCGGCGAGGGCGAAGGTGGGGCCCCTCACCATCCCGCTCGGCAAGATCGGCGAGCACGTCGGCGACTGGGAGCACGTGACCCTCCGCGTGAGCAacttctccggcgagctcctccgcaTGTACTTCTCGCAGCACAGCGCGGGCGCGTGGGTGGACGCGCCGCAGCTCGAGTACCTCGACGGCGGGAACCGGCCGTCGGCGTACTCGTCGCTGCACGGGCACGCGCTGTACCCGAGGGCAGGGCTGGTGCTGCAGGGCGACGCGAGGCTGGGCGTCGGGATACGCAACGACTGCGACAGGGGGAGCAGGCTGGacaccggcggcgccgggcggtGCGAGGTGGTGTCGGCGGAgtacctcggcggcggcggcggcggcgtggccgagCCGACGTGGCTGCTGTTCGACCGGGAGTGGGGGCCGAGGGAGGAGTACGACATCGGCCGCGAGATCAACCGCGTGGCGAAGCTGCTGCCGCGGTCGACGAGGGAGCGGCTGCGGAAGCTCGTCGAGAGCGTCTTCGTCGGCGAGGGCCCGACGGGGCCGAGGATGAAGGGCAGCTGGAGAAACGACGAGAGGGAGGCCAAGTAAAAATTTTGGCGGTTCTCAAATTTCAGACGACGACACGCGGTGATGACGAGTGAAAAGTTTATTATATGGGGTTTCTCAAATTCAAATCAG
The window above is part of the Oryza sativa Japonica Group chromosome 7, ASM3414082v1 genome. Proteins encoded here:
- the LOC4343701 gene encoding hypothetical protein At1g04090 gives rise to the protein MRRSKWCLPCFPMASTAALPIETAFSLPAPLPSWPSSVSDGGFAKGSIDLGGLEVRQVTTFAKVWSTGQDGGGATFFRPEQVPAGFSALGHYAQRNDRPLFGHVLVARDVSGGGLLAPPLDYAPVWSSQDDAAHFWLPTPPDGYRAIGVAVTASPDKPPRDEVACVRADFTDACEAEATVWDKDGFSAVALRPAVRGVDARGVHAGTFVLARSDATAASASALACLKNNGAAYTSCMPDLAQVNALLAAYAPQLFLHPDEPYLPSSVTWFFQNGALLYQKGSQTPTPVAADGSNLPQGGGNDGGYWLDLPVDNFQRERVKKGDLAGAKVYVQAKPMLGATATDLAVWFFYPFNGPARAKVGPLTIPLGKIGEHVGDWEHVTLRVSNFSGELLRMYFSQHSAGAWVDAPQLEYLDGGNRPSAYSSLHGHALYPRAGLVLQGDARLGVGIRNDCDRGSRLDTGGAGRCEVVSAEYLGGGGGGVAEPTWLLFDREWGPREEYDIGREINRVAKLLPRSTRERLRKLVESVFVGEGPTGPRMKGSWRNDEREAK